In the Afipia sp. GAS231 genome, CGCGTTGCGCCGCCGGAATTCGATCGGATCGAGCGGCAGAGCAGCGGCAACTTCGTCGACCAGCACTTCCAGCGCCGTCATCGTCTGCAGCGTGCCATAGCCGCGCATCGATCCCGCCGTCACACCGCGCGAATGCAGCGCAACGGTGGTCACGTCGACCTTCGGGATATCGTAGATTCCGATCGCGGCGGTCGCGCCGCACGTCGCCACGTTCGCCGAAAAATTGGCGAGCCCACCACCGTCGAGGACATGGTCTGCCGCAAAGGCCTGGATTTTTCCGGTCGACCGATCGACCCCGATCCGCGACCGCATCTTGAAGGCGTGGCGCTTGATGCCGCCCTGAAATTGCTGAAGGCGATCATGTGCCAGCCGAACGGGATGGCCGGGGAAAAACATCGCCGCCAGCGCCACATAAAGCACGAACGTCGTATGGTCGCGTCCGCCGAAGCCGCCGCCGACATAGGTGAACTGGGCGTTGATCCGCGCCGGCTTGAACGGGGCTTTCGCCTTGCCGAGCAGATGCGCGATCGATTCCGCCGCTTCGTACGGAGACTGCACGCCAAGCACAAGTTCGAGGCTTCCGCTCTTGCCGTTGTACCAGGCGAGCCCGGATTCCGGCTCAAGGAACATCGGGTCGACCGACTGTGTCTCGAACTCGCGATCCAGCACCAGCAGGTTGGGATTCTTCGCCGCCAGTTCGCTGCGGATCTGCTCACCGTAGACCGCGGCCTTGGCATAGGGAGCTTGCGTGTCCTTGGCAGCCGGAGACCACACCGGCAGCGGCGATTTCTGGGAGCGTCCAGGGCTGACCCAACCCGCCAGGAGCGGCGAATAAACATCGGGCGCGTCCGGGGTTGCGCCGGCCACGCGCGTAAAACGGTAGGCGCCGTAGTCCGCGATCGTGACGGGACCGGTCTCCTCGCCGAATTTCACGAAGGTGCCGTCGCGCAACGCCAGTCGCGCCTGGTCGAAGGCTTCGAACGTCTCGAAGATCAGCAGCGCGACCGGCTGCCCCATATAGATCGGCGTCTTCCCGATCGGACAGAACAGGTCGCCGGTATAGAATTCGGGAACACGGGTGCCGATCCTGTCGAGATCGGCCGCGGTCACGACGACCGAGGGTTTAGCCGCGCCGCTCAGCCGCGCAAGGTCCATTCCGGTATAGACATGGGTGGCATCCGGCGCGCGAACCAGGATTGCGTGCGAGGTCTTCGCGGGCCAACCCGGTAGATCGGACGCCCGGAAATCGGATGCGTAGAGTTTCGCGCCGGTGACCTTGGCAACGCCGTCAATCCGGCCGACGCCACCGCTTGCGGGGTTCCAATTCCCCTGCCCCGGAAGAGAAGCGCGCGGCGGCAGGCCGGCGGCTTCCGCCGACCCCAGGCGTGACAGGCTGAGCGCTATGCCGCTTGCCGACACCCATTTCAGAAACTCGCGCCGTGAAGGCCGCATGCTCTCACCCGTTGATCCGCGCTGCCGTCAGTGTCTCGACTCGGCAATCATCGATACGCACGTGACGCGCACAGAACCGCCGCAGAGTGAAAATTGATTCGCGAGGAAAAAGATAGGACAACGTCCAACGTTGACAATGAATGATGGCAACCGGCTCAGACCGGCTGCCGCCTTTTGACGGAACCTACTTCAGGTCCGCGATCGATGCCGGGCCCGGACCCGGCGTAACCAGCGTCGGCCATTGCTTCGAGCCGAACGGCACAACCGGCGGCAGGAACGGGGTCATGCCGCGCTTGCCGGCTTCCGCGACGATGGCGGCGCGCGCGTCGCCTCCCATCAGCTCGTAGTCCATCAGGTGATAATTGCCGAAGAACAGCGCGCCGACCGAACGATCCGCGATGATGCGGGTCAGCGATTCCAGCATGTCGGAAGGCGTGGTCGTAAAGGACACGGTTTCGATCAGCAACAGGCGGCTGTTGATCGCGTCGGGTCCGAAGAACTGCGCCAGGACGCTGAACAGCACATTGTTCTGGCGGGCGACATAGATCGTGTTGCTGGCGGCGTAGGTCTTGTCCCAGTCGGCGCCGAGTTGGGTTTTCCAGCCCGCCAGCACCGTCATCCAGTGCGCGACCTGGGTCTGCGCCGCCCAGGCCACGTTCTTGGCCAGATAAGGCGCCTGCTTCTTGCCGAAGGCTTCGAGCGTGGCGAAGGGAATCACGCCCTTGGCGACGCATTCGTCCATGAAGGCGATATTGTTTTGCAGGATGGTGCGATTGTTGTCGCGCCATCCGGGCTCCATCGGCGTCGCATCGAGCCCATCGAGGGCAGACTGCATGCGGCTGCGGTAGGCGAGCATCGCGCCGCGCCATGACTTGTCGTCGGGATTATCGACGTAGGGGCCGACGACCTCCGCCAACGCCATCGTGCTGTGGCCGACCGACTTCAACAATTGATAGACCACCGGCACCTGCGGCGCGTCCATTGGCGCCATTCCCGGCCGGTAAAGGATCATCCGTCCGCCGGCCCCCGAGAACAAAGCGAGGATCACCGGATGCTTGCTGAGGATGTTGCCCTGGAAGATCCTCGCGGCATCGCCGTAGAGCTCGAACATGCCGGTATTGAGAGCCAACATATCCTTGGTCGCAATATCGGCGGACGTTGCAGCGGTCTTGCCGGCAATCGGCGCCATGTACGATGGCAGGGACTGGGCATGGGTCGCAGCACTGCCGGAGACGAATATCGAGGCGGCAATCAGGCAGGGGTAAAGTTTCATGGCGCGTTCCTCGTGACCTTGCCCAAATCCTTGTTCGACTCACTCCTGCACTCTGAAGGATTCTACGCGCCGTTGCCATGGCAAGCGCGAACTGCTCACGCCGATGATTGCAATCTGCTTGATGCAATCCATCAAATTAAGACGAGAGCTGTTTGCCAGATGAGCGAAATCGCCCGCCGATTGCGGCGTCGGCACGACCAATGTCTGATTCGAGGGGGCTAGCGGTCGTGCCGCGGATCGCTACACTCGGCGGCAGAGAAGCAGACACGGCCATCAGCGTCGGTCAGCAAACCGGCCGACACAGAAACAGGCCGGGTTCGGGAGGTTGAGATGGTTCGGCTAAAGCTGGCATTCGCGCTGGCGACGGGTCTGTTCGCAGGTCAGGTTGTTCTCACCTCGTCCAGTCTGGCGCAGGACTATCCATCGCGGCCGGTGCGGGTGATCGTTCCCTTTGGCGCCGGCGGCCCCGCCGACGTCACCGCCCGCCAGATCGGCAGCATTCTGCAGGAAAGTTTCGGCCAACCCTTCGTGGTCGAGAACCGCACTGGCGCGGGCGGCGTGATCGGCACGCTGGAGGCCGCCAAGGCGCCACCCGACGGCTATACGCTGCTGATGATGTCGAACACCCAGACCGCCAATGAATCGCTGGTGCCGCAACGCAAATACGAGCTGATGCGCGATCTCGCGCCGATCGCATCGGTCAACTATTCGGATCTGGTGATCGTGGTCCACCCCGCCGTGCCTGCAAAGACGCTGCAGGAATTCATTGCGCTGGCCAAAACGCAACCCGGCAAACTGAATTACGCCTCGTCCGGCCAGGGTACGCCGTATCACATGGCCGGCGAGCTGTTTAAAGCCATGGCCGGCATCGATGTCCTGCATGTGCCCTATCGCAACAGCGGCGAGGCGCGCAGCGGTGTGATCGGCGGCCAGGTGCAGATGATGATCGACGCGGTTCCGGCGATGGCGCCCAACATCGCGGAGAATCAAGTGCGCGCGCTTGCTACCACCGGCTCGGCCCGCTCGGCTGTGCTGGCGAATGTGCCGACCGCCAGCGAAGCGGGCGTGCCCGGCTACGAGGCCACCATCTGGCTCGGCCTGATGGCGCCGGCCGGCACACCGAAGCCTGTTATCGACAAGCTCAACACGGCGGTGAACGCCGCGGTGAAGCGGCCGGATATCGTCAAGCTCTGGACCCAGCAGGGCGCGGTTCCGATGTCGATGACCCCCGAAGAGTTCGACAAGTTCCTGCGCGGCGATATTGTAAAGTGGGCTGAAGTGGTCAAGAAATTCGAGAAGACGCAATAACAAGGCGCCAGCCAGGATCCACCCGCGATGCCGAGCGTTCGATTTCGCCTCAATGGCGCCGAGACGGAGATCGACGCTGATCCCGATCGATCGCTGCTGGATATCTTGCGCGGGCAGCTCGGCATCACAGGCCCGCATTTCGGCTGCGGCGCCGGCGAATGCGGCGCCTGCAACGTCATCATTGGCGACCGCGCGGTGTCGGCCTGCGACATGCCGCTATGGTCGGTGGCGGACAAGGACGTCACCACCATCGAGGGCCTTGGCACCGCCGAACAGCCACACCCGCTGCAGCGCGCCTTCATCGCCGAGCAGGCGCTGCAATGCGGCTATTGCATTTCCGGCATCCTGATGAGTGCGGCCGCACTGCTGAAGCGAAATCCATCGCCGACCGGCCGCGAGGTCCGGGAAGCACTCGACCGCAACCTCTGCCGCTGTGGCTCGCATAACCGTATCGTGCGAGCGGTGTTGCGAGCGGCGGACGAAATGGCAGCGAGATGAACCAGCCGGCCCCCTCTCCGCCACCCAAACTGCCGGTCAGCCTGGCGGCGAATCCGAAATTGTCGTCGTGGCTGAAATTCTCCAGCACCGGACAGGTGACGGTTTCGCCGGGCAAGGTGGAGATCGGCCAGGGCATCGTGACGGCACTCGCCCAGATCGCGGCCGACGAACTCGATATCGATTTATCGCGCGTGCAGATGGTTCGCGCATCGACCGCTTCCAGCCCCAACGAGGGTGTTACTTCGGGCAGTCTCTCGATCCAGCAGTCCGGCCGCGCCCTGCGGCATGCCTGCGCAGAGGTTCGCCAGATCTTTCTTCAACTGGCTTCGGAACGGCTCGGTGTCGGGGTCGACGCGCTCGACGTTGAGGACGGCACCATTTCGGGGCCCGGCAATATCAGGACCAGCTATTGGGAATTGGCCGAGGACGTCTCGCTCGATCGCGACGCCACGCCGGGCGCTGTGCCAAAGATCGCGACGCAGCGCGCGCTGGCGGGCCATTCGGTGCAGCGGATCGACATTCCCGACAAGGTGTTTGGCCGGCCGCGCTTCATCCACGATCAGTCCCTGCCGGGCATGTTGCATGGCCGCGTTCTGCGCCCGGACAATGCGCGCGCAAAGCTCCTCGAACTCGGGGATGACAGTACCCGCGCGATCGCCGGTCTCGTCGCCGTGGTCCGCGACGGCAGTTTTGCCGGCGTCGTCAGCGAAACCGAACACGGCGCGGAGAATGCGCTTCTGGCGTTGCGCAAAAGCGCGACATGGTCGGATGGCGAGCCGTTGCCTGACGAAAACGATCTGGCCGCGTTCCTGAAGGCGCAACCGTCGGAATCGACCGTCATCGACAAGCGAACCGCCGCGGCAGGCGGAACCACTACGAAAACCATCCGGCGGCAATACAGCCGTCCCTATATCGCGCATGCCTCGATCGCGCCATCTTGCGCGATCGCGCAATGGAACGGCGACCGTGTCCATGTCTGGACCCACAGCCAGGGCGTCTATCTCCTGCGTGCCGATCTGGCGCTGGTGCTCAAACTGCCGGTCGAGAACATCACCGTCGAACACATGGAAGGCGCCGGCTGCTATGGGCACAACGCCGCCGATGACGTGGCGCTCGACGCCGTATTGCTCGCCAAGGCCGCCGGCGGCCGGCCGGTGCGGGTGTTGTGGTCGCGCGATGACGAGATGTCGGATGCGCCGTTTGGCGCGGCGATGGCGATCGAAATCGAAGCTGATCTCGATGCCGCGGGCGAGGTCGTCGACTGGCGCCATTCGATCTGGAGCAACGGTCATGCGGCGCGGCCGGGGCGCGCGGCTCAGCCTGCCTTGCTGGCGGCGTTCGAACTGGCAACGCCGTTTCCGCGCATGGTCTCGACCAACCCGCCGCAGGCCAATGGCGGCGGCGCCGACCGGAACTCTGTTCCGCTGTATGACTTTCCGTCCTGGCTGATCGAAAGCCATCGCCTGACGACGATGCCGATCCGCACTTCTGCACTAAGAACGCTGGGCGCGCAGGGCAACGTGTTTGCGATCGAGTGCTTTCTCGACGAGATCGCCGCCGCGCGCGGCGAGGACCCGATCGCCTTCCGGCTGCGGCATCTGCGCGATGAACGCGCAAAGGATGTGATTCGGGCTGTCGCTGCGCGCGCGAAGTGGGAGCCGGTGAAACAGACCGGCATCGGCCATGGCGTCGGCTTTGCCCGCTACAAGAACACTGGCGCTTATTGTGCCGTGATCGCCGAGATCGAGAGCGGCGAAGATATCCGGGTCAGGAAGCTGACGCTGGCAGCCGATGTCGGAGAGGCCATCAATCCCGACGGGGTGATCAACCAGATCGAAGGCGGCGCCATTCAGGCAACGAGCTGGGTGCTGAAGGAGCGCGTGCGCTTCGACCGGCAACGCATCACCAGTACCAGCTGGACCGACTATCCGATCCTGCGCTTCAGCGAGGTGCCGGAGGTCGACGTCGAATTGATCCAGCGCGCGGAGATGGATCCGGTCGGCGCCGGGGAAGCCGCGCATGGCCCGG is a window encoding:
- a CDS encoding xanthine dehydrogenase family protein molybdopterin-binding subunit, with protein sequence MRPSRREFLKWVSASGIALSLSRLGSAEAAGLPPRASLPGQGNWNPASGGVGRIDGVAKVTGAKLYASDFRASDLPGWPAKTSHAILVRAPDATHVYTGMDLARLSGAAKPSVVVTAADLDRIGTRVPEFYTGDLFCPIGKTPIYMGQPVALLIFETFEAFDQARLALRDGTFVKFGEETGPVTIADYGAYRFTRVAGATPDAPDVYSPLLAGWVSPGRSQKSPLPVWSPAAKDTQAPYAKAAVYGEQIRSELAAKNPNLLVLDREFETQSVDPMFLEPESGLAWYNGKSGSLELVLGVQSPYEAAESIAHLLGKAKAPFKPARINAQFTYVGGGFGGRDHTTFVLYVALAAMFFPGHPVRLAHDRLQQFQGGIKRHAFKMRSRIGVDRSTGKIQAFAADHVLDGGGLANFSANVATCGATAAIGIYDIPKVDVTTVALHSRGVTAGSMRGYGTLQTMTALEVLVDEVAAALPLDPIEFRRRNALRPNGRTMTGNPYIVSVRTTDILDKLEKHPIWQQRAQRKLDAPNGTLVGTGVACVTKDYGTGGDCSLGRVELSPEGKVVIYCDHVEMGNGIGTALANRVAIHLGAVADEVSVARVDSYDALGLVTSGDSYTIDQKTQDAAEKNPRWVPAISSATSASIGAHVGTHSAAEAARVIFRFGLWPAALELWRIAPGDPRAKDSSKAQWKDGQLVMPGLDPLPFPALAAKAHARNLVTGAVAHSFSRWAWSRARFPLGGEQYRAEIDALAVRKGNGKFARINRVSVKFPPTDNNRIGTAYTSMCGTVVRVEIERATGALRIAKAYSVFECGQALVPEVVLGQAQGGFAMGVGYALFETLPLYEGGPGNGQWNLGQYLVARGSDLPLHDLEIEMLPPLTPDEPPKGMAEVVMVPVVPAILNAIFDATGRRFQSLPVTANLLKGVLA
- a CDS encoding tripartite tricarboxylate transporter substrate binding protein, whose amino-acid sequence is MVRLKLAFALATGLFAGQVVLTSSSLAQDYPSRPVRVIVPFGAGGPADVTARQIGSILQESFGQPFVVENRTGAGGVIGTLEAAKAPPDGYTLLMMSNTQTANESLVPQRKYELMRDLAPIASVNYSDLVIVVHPAVPAKTLQEFIALAKTQPGKLNYASSGQGTPYHMAGELFKAMAGIDVLHVPYRNSGEARSGVIGGQVQMMIDAVPAMAPNIAENQVRALATTGSARSAVLANVPTASEAGVPGYEATIWLGLMAPAGTPKPVIDKLNTAVNAAVKRPDIVKLWTQQGAVPMSMTPEEFDKFLRGDIVKWAEVVKKFEKTQ
- a CDS encoding molybdopterin cofactor-binding domain-containing protein, whose amino-acid sequence is MNQPAPSPPPKLPVSLAANPKLSSWLKFSSTGQVTVSPGKVEIGQGIVTALAQIAADELDIDLSRVQMVRASTASSPNEGVTSGSLSIQQSGRALRHACAEVRQIFLQLASERLGVGVDALDVEDGTISGPGNIRTSYWELAEDVSLDRDATPGAVPKIATQRALAGHSVQRIDIPDKVFGRPRFIHDQSLPGMLHGRVLRPDNARAKLLELGDDSTRAIAGLVAVVRDGSFAGVVSETEHGAENALLALRKSATWSDGEPLPDENDLAAFLKAQPSESTVIDKRTAAAGGTTTKTIRRQYSRPYIAHASIAPSCAIAQWNGDRVHVWTHSQGVYLLRADLALVLKLPVENITVEHMEGAGCYGHNAADDVALDAVLLAKAAGGRPVRVLWSRDDEMSDAPFGAAMAIEIEADLDAAGEVVDWRHSIWSNGHAARPGRAAQPALLAAFELATPFPRMVSTNPPQANGGGADRNSVPLYDFPSWLIESHRLTTMPIRTSALRTLGAQGNVFAIECFLDEIAAARGEDPIAFRLRHLRDERAKDVIRAVAARAKWEPVKQTGIGHGVGFARYKNTGAYCAVIAEIESGEDIRVRKLTLAADVGEAINPDGVINQIEGGAIQATSWVLKERVRFDRQRITSTSWTDYPILRFSEVPEVDVELIQRAEMDPVGAGEAAHGPVTAAIANAVFDALGVRVRHLPITRDSLIAAMEATS
- a CDS encoding (2Fe-2S)-binding protein, producing the protein MPSVRFRLNGAETEIDADPDRSLLDILRGQLGITGPHFGCGAGECGACNVIIGDRAVSACDMPLWSVADKDVTTIEGLGTAEQPHPLQRAFIAEQALQCGYCISGILMSAAALLKRNPSPTGREVREALDRNLCRCGSHNRIVRAVLRAADEMAAR